In Arcanobacterium wilhelmae, the following are encoded in one genomic region:
- the miaA gene encoding tRNA (adenosine(37)-N6)-dimethylallyltransferase MiaA, whose protein sequence is MEVLPRPVVGVVGETASGKTSFSVALAHVLGGPDAAEIVSADAMQLYTGMDIGTAKATETERRGITHHQIDVLDVREEASVAAYQRQARADIRSIVSRGKFPLIVGGSGLYISAALDELDFPGTDPRLRAELEARAQTDGLDTLVAELADKDPVSAATIDTRNPRRVIRALEVVLLTGRSYTPVFPAHTSHFEPTLIIGVRREREALHAAIEERARKMFASGLLDETERLLAMGLDEGTTAKKATGYAEAIAVLRGEMSLEEAIESVAQGTRRLAKKQRTWFKRDPRIEWIDLTAAGEPGGAAVIDQLARETANRVRSLGGL, encoded by the coding sequence ATGGAGGTATTGCCGCGCCCCGTCGTCGGGGTCGTGGGGGAGACGGCCTCAGGAAAAACATCGTTTTCGGTTGCGTTAGCCCATGTTCTCGGCGGTCCCGACGCTGCAGAGATCGTCTCTGCGGATGCCATGCAGCTCTACACGGGCATGGACATCGGTACTGCGAAGGCAACCGAGACAGAGCGCAGAGGAATCACCCACCATCAGATCGATGTCCTCGACGTTCGTGAGGAAGCATCCGTTGCCGCATATCAGCGCCAGGCGCGGGCTGATATTCGTTCTATCGTGTCTCGCGGGAAGTTCCCTCTCATCGTTGGTGGTTCAGGGCTTTACATCTCGGCCGCTTTGGATGAACTCGACTTCCCCGGTACGGACCCACGCTTGCGCGCCGAGCTTGAAGCGCGCGCCCAAACGGACGGCCTCGATACGCTCGTTGCCGAACTCGCCGACAAGGATCCCGTCTCGGCTGCAACGATCGACACGCGTAATCCGCGCAGGGTGATCCGTGCTCTCGAAGTGGTGCTCCTGACGGGCAGGTCATATACACCGGTGTTCCCGGCCCACACCTCTCACTTCGAACCAACGCTGATCATCGGTGTTCGGCGCGAGCGGGAGGCTTTGCATGCGGCGATTGAGGAGCGCGCCAGGAAGATGTTCGCCAGCGGCCTCCTCGACGAAACAGAGCGTCTTCTCGCCATGGGGCTCGATGAGGGAACAACCGCGAAGAAAGCTACAGGATACGCGGAAGCAATCGCGGTCCTTCGTGGCGAAATGAGCCTCGAAGAAGCGATCGAGTCGGTTGCCCAAGGTACGCGCAGGCTCGCCAAGAAGCAACGAACGTGGTTCAAGAGGGATCCGCGAATCGAATGGATCGATCTCACTGCTGCAGGTGAGCCTGGTGGCGCTGCGGTCATCGACCAGCTTGCCCGTGAGACCGCGAATCGCGTTCGCTCGCTGGGAGGGCTGTGA